From the Pantanalinema sp. genome, one window contains:
- a CDS encoding YraN family protein: protein MAKSTESARLALGRKGEALAASHLERAGYAIVARNARTRWGELDLVARDGALWVFVEVKTRRGDRFGQGAEAVTYAKQQKIIRMAQIYLARQALWDVAIRFDVVEVSFDDGASPRIRHLVGAFGA, encoded by the coding sequence ATGGCGAAAAGCACCGAAAGCGCCCGCCTGGCGCTGGGCCGCAAGGGCGAAGCCCTCGCAGCGAGCCATCTCGAGCGCGCGGGCTACGCGATTGTAGCACGCAACGCCCGCACCCGATGGGGCGAGCTGGACCTGGTGGCGCGCGACGGCGCCCTTTGGGTCTTCGTCGAGGTCAAGACCCGCCGCGGCGATCGCTTCGGGCAGGGGGCCGAGGCCGTCACCTACGCCAAGCAGCAGAAGATCATCCGCATGGCCCAGATCTACCTGGCGCGCCAGGCCCTCTGGGACGTCGCGATCCGCTTCGACGTCGTCGAGGTCAGCTTCGACGACGGGGCCTCGCCGCGAATCCGACACCTGGTCGGCGCCTTCGGCGCCTGA
- a CDS encoding phosphate/phosphite/phosphonate ABC transporter substrate-binding protein, with protein sequence MNKLIAGALGALCLAATALPSHAYTPQVLRVGFTPWENPQDMAKSAGPIVEILSKATGMKVQPFLSSDYAGVINAMQVGKVDLAFFPPGAYVMAEKKAGAEVILKSQFNGRALYYAAIFTEKDSGIKSLKDLKGKTMAFVDPTSTSGGIYPKVMLMNAGINPDRDLKRVIYAGGHDAAVLAVARGKVQAGAAYANDPKGIQSAWNLLLKDPRDREKIRLLAVSKPIPADNISVRKGLSPKIVGAIKKAFLDLSATPEGRARIKEIYHVDGFVPAAPADYASVREAFGKVGLSIK encoded by the coding sequence ATGAACAAGCTCATAGCCGGCGCGCTCGGCGCGCTCTGCCTCGCCGCCACCGCCCTGCCGTCGCATGCCTACACCCCCCAGGTGCTGAGGGTGGGCTTCACCCCCTGGGAGAACCCCCAGGACATGGCGAAGTCCGCCGGCCCCATCGTCGAGATCCTCTCCAAGGCGACCGGCATGAAGGTCCAGCCCTTCCTCTCGTCGGACTACGCCGGGGTCATCAACGCCATGCAGGTGGGCAAGGTCGATCTCGCCTTCTTCCCGCCCGGCGCCTACGTCATGGCCGAGAAGAAGGCGGGCGCCGAGGTGATCCTCAAGTCCCAGTTCAACGGCCGCGCCCTCTACTACGCCGCGATCTTCACCGAGAAGGACTCCGGGATCAAGTCGCTCAAGGACCTCAAGGGCAAGACCATGGCCTTCGTGGACCCCACCAGCACCTCCGGGGGGATCTACCCCAAGGTGATGCTCATGAACGCGGGAATCAACCCGGATCGCGACCTGAAGCGCGTCATCTACGCCGGCGGCCACGACGCGGCGGTGCTCGCCGTCGCGCGGGGCAAGGTCCAGGCAGGCGCCGCCTACGCCAACGACCCCAAGGGCATCCAGAGCGCCTGGAACCTCCTGCTCAAGGACCCCAGGGACCGCGAGAAGATCCGCCTGCTCGCCGTCTCCAAGCCCATCCCGGCCGACAACATCTCGGTGCGCAAGGGGCTCTCGCCCAAGATCGTCGGCGCCATCAAGAAGGCGTTCCTCGACCTGTCGGCCACGCCCGAGGGCCGCGCCCGGATCAAGGAGATCTACCACGTGGACGGCTTCGTCCCGGCAGCTCCTGCGGACTACGCCTCGGTGCGCGAGGCCTTCGGCAAGGTCGGCCTGAGCATCAAGTAA